A single window of Hymenobacter sp. APR13 DNA harbors:
- a CDS encoding curli production assembly/transport component CsgF, whose product MKTLFTLCTALLLMLAGSQAHAQDFVYEPKNPSFGGGNSFNYQWLLSSATSQNTIEEPARDTGTGVNANDPLNGFAENLNRQILSQLTNRFITSQFGSGPVREGSYTVGSYQIEVTPGANGVVIQITDSGTGNQTTVTIPNIP is encoded by the coding sequence ATGAAAACTCTTTTTACTCTATGCACTGCCCTGCTGCTTATGCTCGCTGGTAGCCAAGCGCATGCACAGGACTTCGTTTACGAACCCAAAAACCCATCTTTTGGTGGGGGGAACAGCTTCAACTACCAATGGCTGCTCAGTTCCGCCACTTCGCAGAACACCATTGAAGAGCCGGCCCGCGATACCGGCACCGGCGTCAACGCCAACGATCCGCTTAATGGCTTTGCTGAAAACCTTAACCGGCAGATTCTGAGCCAGCTGACCAACCGGTTTATTACGTCGCAGTTTGGCTCGGGGCCGGTGCGGGAGGGTAGCTATACAGTGGGTTCTTATCAGATTGAGGTGACACCTGGTGCCAATGGAGTAGTAATCCAGATTACCGATTCCGGCACCGGCAACCAGACCACCGTCACTATTCCAAATATCCCTTAG
- a CDS encoding carboxypeptidase regulatory-like domain-containing protein has translation MKTHVTNRIPLVWIIQCLLLVSALFAGGCKEDTIEPTLYGAVEGVVIDGATNLPLANVSITTNPATSSYTTDAAGKFSIPDVPVGALAVTARKADYRQEVTNVYVNENQTLPVSLTLSKATTANSRPYLPSRPRPADGATAQPVELTLRWKVSDPDKVDSVLYSDVTLFESNSTDRRQLLTNSTDSSVVASGLKFNTTYYWQVTVRDKAGEIVRGDVWSFRTREVPDNAFLYVRQVGGNTDIYSSDATGGNLVQLTNSPFVEASPRLSPLLDKVAYTSNASGQYRLYTMNRDGSDQRLVSPLPVEGYNNFGTGYCWSPDGAQLLFANNDKLWRINRDGSGLMLLATAPSGRNFRECDWNGQINRIVIQTVGTSIYDSEIYLLDANGGNLTQLVGNLPGRLDSPTFNLLGTKVMYTRDLSAYMDPTGRQLDAHIFIQNLDGTGVTSLSATQGSGGGGGKPVGTNDIVPRFSGNGAKVVFVNVSNVNQATPEVWQMDLTGNNRARLFQNATQPDAR, from the coding sequence ATGAAAACACATGTTACCAACCGAATACCACTCGTGTGGATTATCCAGTGTCTATTACTAGTAAGTGCCCTGTTTGCCGGGGGCTGTAAAGAAGATACAATAGAACCTACGTTGTATGGAGCGGTGGAAGGAGTAGTAATAGATGGGGCAACCAACCTGCCACTTGCAAACGTATCCATTACCACTAACCCTGCCACCAGCTCTTATACTACGGATGCCGCTGGCAAATTTTCCATCCCGGACGTGCCGGTTGGTGCGCTGGCTGTGACGGCCCGCAAGGCGGATTATCGCCAAGAAGTAACAAACGTATACGTTAATGAAAATCAGACCCTGCCCGTTTCGCTAACGCTGAGCAAAGCCACTACCGCTAACAGCCGTCCTTATTTACCTTCTAGGCCTCGTCCGGCTGATGGTGCAACTGCCCAGCCAGTTGAATTGACGCTTCGCTGGAAGGTATCGGACCCCGATAAAGTTGACTCGGTGCTGTATAGCGACGTGACGCTGTTTGAAAGCAATTCTACCGACCGGCGCCAACTGTTGACCAATTCCACTGACAGCAGTGTAGTGGCCAGTGGTTTGAAATTCAATACCACCTATTACTGGCAGGTAACGGTGCGCGACAAAGCCGGTGAGATAGTGCGTGGGGATGTATGGAGCTTCCGCACACGAGAAGTTCCCGATAATGCATTCCTGTACGTGCGGCAGGTAGGGGGCAACACTGACATCTACTCATCGGATGCCACTGGTGGCAATTTGGTTCAGCTTACTAATTCACCCTTTGTGGAAGCCTCGCCCCGGCTTAGCCCCTTACTCGACAAAGTGGCCTATACTTCTAATGCTTCTGGCCAGTACCGGCTCTATACTATGAATCGCGACGGTTCCGATCAGCGTCTGGTTTCGCCGTTGCCAGTGGAAGGCTACAATAACTTTGGTACCGGGTATTGCTGGTCGCCGGATGGCGCGCAACTATTGTTCGCCAACAACGACAAGCTTTGGCGCATCAACCGCGACGGCTCTGGCCTAATGCTACTGGCCACGGCACCCAGCGGCCGCAATTTCCGCGAGTGCGACTGGAATGGTCAGATCAACCGGATTGTAATACAAACGGTAGGAACCAGCATCTATGATTCGGAGATTTATCTGCTCGATGCCAATGGTGGGAATCTTACGCAACTGGTCGGTAACCTACCTGGACGGCTGGATTCACCAACTTTCAATCTGCTAGGTACTAAAGTGATGTATACACGTGATTTAAGCGCCTATATGGATCCGACAGGTCGGCAGTTGGATGCCCATATATTTATTCAGAATCTGGACGGAACAGGAGTAACTTCCCTGTCAGCTACACAAGGTAGCGGCGGGGGAGGAGGCAAGCCTGTTGGTACCAACGATATTGTGCCCCGCTTCAGTGGCAATGGTGCGAAAGTGGTTTTCGTGAACGTAAGTAACGTCAACCAAGCAACACCGGAAGTATGGCAGATGGACCTGACGGGTAATAATCGTGCCCGTTTGTTTCAAAATGCGACGCAGCCTGATGCTCGCTAG
- a CDS encoding CsgG/HfaB family protein has translation MRTIATWKVYLAITLLLATGACAPYFHQPLTTEPARLGAEVIRPRPIQNMPQPREKAVVAVYKFRDQTGQYKPTVNGSSFSTAITQGATTILIKALEESNWFEPIERENLGNLLNERKIIRSTRAEYSEQTGQRQSPLPPLLFAGVLLEGGIISYDANMLTGGAGLRYFGAGASGQYRQDRVTVYLRAISTSNGRVLKTVYVSKTILSQQVDASLFRFVNFKRLLETETGFTYNEPSEMAVKEAIEKSVEALIFEGLRDRLWAPKNVEDLQGPAMAAYFQEKEQNASIDVLGRELTERRSRFGIGLSASLQQYSGDFASPRNDPEGTATLRYQWGTGFLSSFANVGWGQLSARRYFSQDFSYAEAGLMMRLLPQDRFTPYAMAGAGATLRNQPAVSGSQRVLPHTLLGIGGEYLLSPRIGLNASIENRYYLSDDLDYMDYGKYNDYVWAARLGFTYYLGSRRIK, from the coding sequence ATGCGTACCATCGCCACCTGGAAAGTATACTTAGCCATCACGCTGCTCCTGGCAACTGGTGCCTGCGCGCCTTATTTCCATCAGCCACTCACCACCGAGCCCGCACGTCTGGGGGCCGAGGTCATCCGGCCCCGTCCAATCCAGAATATGCCGCAGCCCCGCGAAAAGGCGGTAGTGGCCGTATATAAGTTCCGCGACCAGACCGGGCAGTACAAGCCTACCGTGAACGGATCAAGCTTCTCAACGGCCATCACGCAGGGTGCTACTACTATTTTGATAAAGGCGCTGGAAGAGTCTAATTGGTTTGAGCCGATTGAGCGCGAAAACCTAGGCAATCTGCTGAATGAGCGCAAAATCATCCGTTCGACTCGGGCTGAATATAGCGAGCAGACTGGGCAACGACAGTCACCATTGCCGCCGCTGCTGTTTGCAGGAGTGCTGCTGGAAGGCGGTATTATCTCCTATGATGCCAACATGCTAACCGGCGGTGCCGGCCTGCGCTACTTTGGAGCCGGGGCCTCGGGCCAGTATCGGCAGGACCGTGTCACGGTGTATCTGCGGGCCATCAGTACATCCAATGGGCGGGTGCTCAAAACAGTTTACGTCAGCAAAACGATTCTTTCGCAGCAAGTGGATGCCAGCCTGTTCCGATTTGTGAACTTCAAGCGGCTGCTGGAAACCGAAACTGGTTTTACCTACAATGAGCCCAGCGAAATGGCAGTGAAGGAGGCCATCGAGAAATCAGTGGAAGCTCTCATCTTCGAGGGCCTGCGCGACCGGCTGTGGGCGCCTAAAAACGTGGAGGACCTGCAGGGGCCGGCTATGGCTGCCTACTTCCAGGAGAAAGAGCAGAATGCTTCTATTGATGTGCTGGGCCGCGAACTGACGGAACGCCGCAGCCGCTTTGGGATAGGGCTTTCGGCCTCGCTACAGCAATATTCCGGCGACTTTGCCAGCCCCCGTAACGATCCGGAAGGCACTGCCACGCTCCGCTACCAATGGGGCACCGGCTTCCTGAGCTCATTCGCCAACGTAGGATGGGGCCAGTTGTCGGCCCGGCGCTACTTCAGCCAGGACTTCAGCTATGCCGAAGCGGGCCTGATGATGCGTCTGCTGCCGCAAGACCGATTCACGCCCTACGCTATGGCAGGGGCAGGTGCTACGTTGCGCAATCAGCCAGCAGTCAGCGGCAGCCAGCGGGTACTGCCGCATACCTTATTGGGCATAGGAGGAGAGTACCTGCTCTCACCACGTATTGGCCTGAATGCCAGCATCGAAAACCGCTACTACCTGAGCGACGACCTCGATTATATGGACTACGGCAAGTATAATGACTATGTCTGGGCAGCTCGTCTGGGCTTTACCTACTACTTAGGTAGCCGTCGTATAAAATAA
- a CDS encoding CsgE family curli-type amyloid fiber assembly protein: MLRQLSLPTLVYWLTCKQPPFRQLASTCFVIWLVLLVCPALAQNERRIPVREGSNAQKTPEVPVKESQAAPLPAKKLEEALRLLLQADSSQTQRRQTAGIESQGLVVDQTITKIGRDFYSVFYTAFEAPPGVIEYNITITELPARGNSALVSLAVNDETLLEIPLQPKYDLIEEAAIQAVGLASDYLVEAQRVSNQLERGELKGRETY, translated from the coding sequence ATGCTACGCCAGCTCTCCTTACCTACATTGGTGTACTGGCTTACTTGTAAGCAGCCGCCGTTTAGACAGCTGGCCAGCACCTGTTTTGTTATCTGGTTGGTATTGTTAGTCTGCCCGGCGCTGGCCCAAAATGAGCGACGGATTCCGGTAAGGGAAGGTAGCAATGCCCAGAAAACGCCCGAAGTGCCTGTAAAAGAATCGCAGGCGGCACCGTTGCCGGCCAAGAAACTGGAGGAGGCCCTGCGGCTGCTGTTGCAAGCCGACTCTTCGCAGACACAACGTCGCCAGACGGCTGGAATAGAATCACAAGGTTTGGTTGTCGATCAGACGATAACCAAGATTGGCCGTGACTTCTACAGCGTATTCTATACCGCCTTCGAAGCCCCACCAGGCGTCATCGAATACAACATCACCATCACGGAACTACCGGCTCGTGGCAACAGTGCCTTGGTGTCGCTCGCCGTGAACGACGAGACGCTACTCGAAATACCCTTGCAGCCTAAGTACGACCTGATAGAAGAAGCCGCCATCCAGGCCGTAGGGTTGGCCAGCGACTATCTGGTGGAAGCCCAGCGCGTGAGCAATCAATTAGAGCGCGGCGAACTGAAGGGCCGAGAAACCTACTGA